The following proteins are encoded in a genomic region of Hippoglossus hippoglossus isolate fHipHip1 chromosome 3, fHipHip1.pri, whole genome shotgun sequence:
- the ctxn2 gene encoding cortexin-2, producing the protein MFSVHYNHSLAAMSGNDMMAHSLTLEQKTAFAFVGMLLVFLGLLIVRCFRILLDPYSSMPSSNWADGIEGLEKGTFEYALT; encoded by the coding sequence ATGTTTAGCGTCCACTACAACCACTCCCTTGCTGCCATGAGCGGAAACGACATGATGGCGCACTCCCTGACTCTGGAGCAGAAGACAGCGTTTGCCTTCGTGGGGATGCTCCTGGTGTTCCTGGGGCTGCTGATAGTCAGATGTTTCAGGATCCTGCTGGACCCCTACAGCAGCATGCCCTCCTCCAACTGGGCCGACGGCATCGAGGGGCTGGAGAAAGGGACGTTTGAGTACGCCCTCACttaa